One genomic segment of Streptomyces violaceusniger Tu 4113 includes these proteins:
- a CDS encoding roadblock/LC7 domain-containing protein: MEDVLMSPPLDQLARTPGALHALLLSADGGSLSSSDGIATHTAERVAAALSSIQAASRHASALCSAEGSSWKQTSIQFEDTCLYLFAAGSHAYIAVAVTRDADMSLIAENTAIALKQLRCHQVKWPHELDTPFFNPQRFPARRSVGTPCSA; this comes from the coding sequence ATGGAGGATGTCCTCATGAGCCCACCCTTGGACCAGCTCGCTCGCACTCCTGGGGCTCTTCATGCATTGTTGCTGTCTGCGGATGGCGGCAGCCTGTCGAGCTCGGACGGAATTGCTACACACACGGCAGAGCGAGTTGCCGCTGCACTGTCGTCTATACAGGCTGCCAGTCGGCATGCGTCTGCCCTGTGCTCCGCAGAGGGGTCCTCCTGGAAGCAGACTTCGATTCAGTTCGAGGATACCTGTCTGTATCTGTTCGCGGCTGGCAGCCACGCATACATCGCTGTCGCAGTGACCAGGGATGCCGACATGAGTCTGATCGCAGAGAATACTGCCATCGCCCTCAAACAGCTCCGGTGCCATCAGGTGAAATGGCCGCATGAGCTTGATACACCGTTCTTCAATCCGCAGCGGTTCCCGGCTCGACGTTCTGTGGGTACTCCCTGCAGTGCGTGA
- a CDS encoding nucleoside hydrolase, with translation MPPTTSTHLSVVIDTDPGVDDTWAILFLAAQPDVEIVAIGAAHGNVPAAMAAANALRVLDVAGLDHVPVAVGHPTPLQQPLQTAEFVHGDDGLGGKAGPPSPRQASTESSAEQLVRLARQRSGELTLLALAPLTNVALALRMEPNLPRLLRRVVFMGGAFRVPGNITAWADANTAHDPEAAEEVLRAGFELTMVPMDITVHAWVDEDWLKRIADADTPAARFASSVLDTYLAIYSDAHNTVGCLMHDPIAAAIMVDESLATYKERQVVVELAGHARGATLVDERKFSILQGGIPDQRPPVRIAATVDAPTAMDRVHRALLIPEASQ, from the coding sequence ATGCCGCCTACCACTTCCACACATCTGTCCGTTGTCATCGATACGGACCCTGGGGTAGATGACACCTGGGCGATCCTGTTCCTAGCTGCTCAGCCGGACGTCGAGATCGTCGCAATCGGAGCAGCGCATGGCAATGTGCCCGCTGCCATGGCGGCGGCCAATGCCTTACGCGTGCTCGACGTCGCCGGCCTGGACCACGTACCGGTTGCCGTCGGGCATCCAACCCCCCTCCAGCAGCCCTTGCAGACAGCCGAGTTCGTGCATGGAGACGATGGGCTCGGTGGCAAGGCTGGCCCCCCGTCACCGCGCCAGGCCAGCACGGAATCATCAGCGGAACAGCTTGTGCGCCTGGCCAGGCAACGGTCAGGAGAACTGACATTGCTCGCCCTGGCACCGCTGACCAACGTCGCCCTCGCGCTTCGCATGGAGCCGAATCTCCCTAGGCTTCTACGCCGTGTGGTGTTCATGGGCGGCGCGTTCCGCGTGCCAGGCAACATCACTGCCTGGGCCGATGCGAACACCGCTCATGATCCGGAAGCGGCCGAGGAGGTTCTGCGTGCGGGGTTCGAGCTGACCATGGTGCCGATGGACATAACCGTGCACGCATGGGTTGACGAAGACTGGCTGAAGCGCATCGCGGATGCCGACACCCCTGCGGCCCGCTTCGCATCATCCGTGCTCGACACCTATCTCGCTATCTACAGTGACGCTCACAACACCGTCGGCTGCCTCATGCACGACCCCATCGCTGCAGCCATCATGGTTGATGAGTCATTGGCCACCTACAAGGAGCGGCAGGTCGTGGTCGAGCTCGCGGGGCATGCGCGTGGCGCCACACTGGTCGACGAACGGAAATTCAGCATCCTCCAAGGGGGCATCCCCGACCAGCGACCGCCCGTGCGGATAGCCGCCACAGTGGATGCCCCCACCGCTATGGACCGCGTGCACCGGGCTCTGCTCATCCCTGAGGCTAGTCAGTAA
- a CDS encoding tetratricopeptide repeat protein produces the protein MPGQFNAALRHLRSQRGLSLRQFARIVHYSPGWLSRIERGQAAPTLALARSCDDALSARGKLLELARLEARVRLLPAQLPSADAGFVGRADALRGLDDALAKAERAGTALTVAIDGPPGVGKSALTIQWAHRVASRFPGGVLFTDLQGHSHQGRPADPMQVLEGFLAALGTESVPDELEARSALFRTVMADRHVLVVLDNAVDSQQVKPLLMGAPSCAVIVTSRRRLTGLGVTAGARRLSLAPMENQESLELLRGVVGGKRVDDEYDAARAVALRCAHLPLALRITAERLATHLHWPISHVADELSSEDRLDVLADRDDDDLTVRKVFDLSYQALDEDTARMFRLLGLYPGARISAAAAAALAGYPLARTRVLLDELVAVHLVEETGLDRYWTHDLLRNYAADRAAVEESQTERVAAAHRLTSWYTLSVDAANIALAPQREVPLLEPPPAGVIPLTFTSDTAAEEARAWLDEEVRDSAVPMVRLAARYRLPEAWHIPVRLWNWLLLRKPWSMWISSHTIGLEAAATYGRPGDQAWVEMNLGEAYRQSGDYDRAEQHVTQALTLRRRNGDRQGQAWCLEALGFIAADRKETPLAHAYFSQALNAFRQTGDLHGEAVARCSLAEADGLLGNAAASEAGFKEGLELHRRMGDLFGEGMFWERRAHLHQQHGALVQAVQCLDRSAECHYQGSNDWGQAAAHDLRAQLLEELSRWEEARKACERAWRLFDQLGDPRAARLRDRLAAWPQAGTLSVTD, from the coding sequence ATGCCTGGACAGTTCAACGCCGCTTTGCGCCACCTTCGATCTCAGCGAGGCCTGTCGCTGCGTCAGTTTGCGCGCATAGTGCATTACAGCCCGGGATGGCTCAGCAGGATAGAACGAGGGCAAGCTGCGCCCACTTTGGCATTAGCTCGTAGCTGCGATGACGCTCTGTCAGCGCGCGGCAAGCTGCTGGAGCTAGCTCGGCTGGAGGCCCGTGTCCGATTACTTCCGGCCCAGTTACCGTCTGCCGATGCGGGCTTCGTCGGCCGCGCCGATGCGTTACGTGGGCTCGATGACGCTCTCGCGAAGGCCGAGCGGGCTGGCACGGCCCTGACGGTGGCGATCGACGGGCCTCCCGGCGTGGGCAAGAGCGCGCTGACCATCCAGTGGGCACATCGTGTAGCCAGCCGCTTTCCCGGGGGGGTGCTTTTTACCGACCTCCAAGGACACTCCCACCAAGGTCGCCCAGCTGATCCTATGCAGGTACTTGAGGGCTTCCTAGCTGCCCTGGGAACGGAGTCCGTGCCTGACGAGCTTGAAGCAAGGTCCGCGCTGTTCCGTACTGTGATGGCCGACCGGCATGTCCTTGTTGTGCTAGACAATGCAGTCGACTCGCAGCAGGTCAAGCCGCTGCTGATGGGGGCTCCTTCCTGCGCCGTAATAGTGACCAGTCGGCGACGTCTGACCGGGCTGGGCGTCACAGCCGGAGCCCGGCGTCTGTCCCTCGCCCCGATGGAGAACCAAGAGTCGCTCGAGTTGCTCCGCGGGGTTGTCGGAGGGAAGCGGGTGGACGACGAGTACGACGCGGCCCGGGCGGTGGCGCTCCGGTGCGCGCATCTGCCGTTGGCCCTGCGGATCACGGCAGAACGGCTGGCGACTCATCTCCATTGGCCGATATCGCATGTAGCCGACGAGCTGTCCAGTGAGGACCGCCTTGATGTGCTGGCTGACCGCGACGACGACGACCTGACCGTGCGCAAAGTGTTCGACCTGTCCTACCAAGCGCTGGACGAAGATACAGCACGGATGTTCAGACTGCTGGGCCTCTACCCCGGCGCGCGCATTAGCGCAGCCGCTGCAGCAGCCTTGGCCGGGTACCCGCTGGCCCGCACTCGGGTTCTTCTGGATGAACTGGTGGCTGTCCACCTGGTGGAGGAGACCGGACTGGACCGGTACTGGACGCACGATCTGCTGCGCAATTATGCGGCCGATCGGGCCGCAGTTGAGGAATCACAGACCGAACGGGTAGCTGCGGCCCACCGGCTGACGTCGTGGTACACGCTCAGCGTAGATGCCGCCAACATTGCTTTGGCCCCGCAACGGGAAGTCCCACTGCTAGAACCGCCCCCCGCTGGAGTCATCCCGCTGACTTTTACCAGCGATACCGCGGCGGAAGAAGCACGAGCCTGGCTAGATGAGGAGGTGCGGGACTCAGCTGTCCCGATGGTCCGACTCGCCGCACGGTACCGACTTCCAGAGGCGTGGCACATCCCAGTGCGGCTGTGGAACTGGTTGCTATTGCGCAAGCCCTGGAGCATGTGGATCTCCAGCCACACGATCGGACTAGAGGCGGCAGCGACGTACGGCCGCCCCGGCGACCAGGCCTGGGTCGAGATGAATCTCGGAGAGGCATACCGTCAGTCCGGGGACTACGACCGAGCGGAACAGCATGTCACACAGGCCCTGACGCTGCGCCGCCGCAACGGTGACCGGCAGGGCCAGGCCTGGTGCCTCGAAGCCTTGGGGTTCATCGCCGCCGACCGAAAAGAAACGCCGCTGGCACACGCGTACTTCAGCCAGGCTCTGAATGCCTTCCGGCAGACCGGGGACCTGCACGGGGAAGCCGTGGCGCGATGCAGTCTCGCCGAAGCCGACGGGCTGCTGGGAAACGCTGCGGCCTCGGAAGCCGGGTTCAAGGAGGGGCTGGAGCTGCACCGCCGGATGGGCGACCTCTTCGGCGAGGGGATGTTCTGGGAGCGACGCGCTCATCTGCACCAGCAGCACGGCGCACTGGTGCAGGCAGTGCAATGTCTAGATCGAAGCGCCGAGTGCCACTACCAGGGCAGCAACGACTGGGGGCAGGCTGCCGCGCACGACCTCCGCGCTCAACTCCTCGAGGAGCTATCCCGGTGGGAAGAGGCGCGGAAGGCGTGCGAGCGGGCGTGGAGACTGTTCGACCAGCTTGGCGATCCTCGAGCTGCGCGACTGCGAGACCGGCTGGCTGCATGGCCTCAGGCCGGAACGCTTTCGGTTACTGACTAG
- a CDS encoding helix-turn-helix domain-containing protein encodes MDTFSERLNRLFEVVHPQDRGPYSNQEVAKLLHERGGPTLSHVYLWQLRTGRRDNPTRRHLEALAEFFGVPVAYFFDDGIALQVESAIALWQGLRNNQQVQKIAMRAAHLTPEGQAAVLGVVEQILREASATAPMDGDDD; translated from the coding sequence ATGGACACGTTCAGTGAGCGCCTGAACAGGCTCTTTGAGGTGGTGCACCCTCAAGATCGAGGCCCATACTCGAACCAGGAAGTTGCCAAGCTACTGCACGAGCGCGGCGGTCCGACCCTCTCCCACGTCTACTTGTGGCAGTTGCGTACCGGCCGGCGCGACAACCCCACCAGGCGGCACCTGGAGGCACTTGCCGAGTTCTTCGGCGTACCTGTGGCCTACTTTTTCGACGACGGCATCGCGCTCCAGGTCGAGTCCGCGATCGCCCTGTGGCAAGGCCTCAGGAACAACCAGCAAGTCCAGAAGATCGCCATGCGAGCGGCCCATCTGACCCCCGAAGGCCAGGCTGCCGTTCTCGGGGTGGTGGAGCAGATCTTGAGAGAAGCCTCCGCCACGGCACCCATGGATGGTGACGACGACTGA
- a CDS encoding MAB_1171c family putative transporter: protein MSNAIYWILAGSTWTAFFIKAPGLRLSARNPLYLSVCGVLLLSGATYLCSNPSFVSTMDDLIGVTNLTLLLDRAMLTAISAIILTLIMYWRGGPKNTVVARTARWLLTTYAVIVVAEVILFILGDTPVETPLEFDTYYANTPYIRWMIALYLLAHGIAAIIATTLCWRWSAGLTEPLWLRRGLRVLTCGFLLNICFDITKITAVGARWDGTNWDFMNTTGAPVCATLCTTATTIGFILPLVGDRMSTARADLTTYRELHSLWKALRTATPDIAAPVPIPWWNLDLRLTRRITEIHDGRLALRAYRDPAVAADATEQARVADLAPDDANAVVEAAVLASAIRRKATSLKAPPVTTGPTTTATEVPLPRVALVQISRALQHSPIIAAACTLAPHQEISTHGPANQ, encoded by the coding sequence GTGAGCAACGCGATCTACTGGATCCTCGCCGGCAGCACGTGGACTGCCTTCTTCATCAAGGCCCCCGGCCTGCGCCTATCAGCGCGGAACCCACTCTACCTATCCGTGTGCGGTGTCCTCCTCCTCAGCGGGGCGACATACCTCTGCAGCAATCCCAGTTTCGTCTCTACCATGGACGACCTGATTGGCGTTACCAACCTCACACTCCTGCTCGACCGTGCGATGTTGACCGCTATCAGCGCCATCATCCTGACCCTGATCATGTACTGGCGGGGCGGGCCGAAGAATACTGTTGTCGCACGCACCGCTCGATGGCTGCTCACGACCTACGCTGTCATTGTTGTCGCAGAGGTGATTCTATTCATCCTGGGCGATACCCCCGTCGAAACACCCCTCGAATTCGACACCTACTACGCCAACACGCCCTACATACGCTGGATGATCGCGCTCTACCTGCTAGCTCACGGTATCGCCGCCATCATAGCCACCACCCTATGCTGGCGCTGGTCCGCAGGTCTCACCGAGCCCCTCTGGCTGCGACGCGGACTACGTGTCCTGACCTGCGGCTTCCTCCTCAACATCTGCTTCGACATCACAAAAATCACGGCCGTGGGAGCCAGATGGGACGGCACCAACTGGGACTTCATGAACACCACGGGCGCACCCGTGTGCGCAACCTTGTGTACTACCGCCACCACAATTGGCTTCATCCTTCCACTGGTCGGCGACCGTATGTCCACCGCACGAGCCGATCTGACCACGTATCGTGAGCTGCACTCATTGTGGAAGGCTCTACGCACAGCCACCCCCGACATCGCTGCCCCCGTGCCCATCCCTTGGTGGAACCTGGATTTACGGCTGACCCGGCGCATCACAGAAATTCATGACGGCCGCCTCGCGCTGCGCGCATACCGCGATCCTGCCGTCGCCGCAGACGCCACCGAACAGGCCCGGGTAGCCGACCTGGCCCCCGATGATGCGAATGCGGTAGTCGAAGCGGCCGTCCTGGCCTCAGCCATCAGACGCAAGGCCACCAGTCTTAAAGCCCCACCTGTCACGACTGGCCCCACGACGACAGCAACCGAGGTCCCCCTCCCGCGCGTGGCTCTAGTCCAAATATCCCGTGCGCTACAGCATTCGCCCATCATCGCTGCCGCGTGCACACTCGCACCTCATCAGGAGATTTCCACCCATGGCCCCGCCAATCAATAG
- a CDS encoding FAD-dependent monooxygenase — MAPPINSTVPTPRRAVVLGASLTGMLAATVLADHADEVIVVDRDNLPNGPVRRPGLPQARHVHMLWSGGARAIEALVPGLEERWLAAGARRVHMPADLVALTAHGWTRRSPHTQYQIACTRDLLDAVAREHTLDRPGITVRTRTHADGLIGDQHQVRGVRLRHLETGAVTDLEACLVVDATGRGSRAPQWLSQLHLPPVREEIVDPGLVYATRVFRAPAGGENFPVVTFQADPSDGTPGRMATLAPIEGARWLVTLAGTRGAEPTARPEEFEPFARQLRHPLVADLIANAEPLTDVHITRACSNRRRFYEQMRSWPSGFIVLGDAVAAYNPVYGQGMSVAAQGATTLRHMIGKHGLQTTKLARHVQPAIGRLVQGPWNVTTGQDSQYPGAVGKQRPVAARLVHAYVVRLMRTANGRKAVTRALYDVMSLSAPSRRLFHPSVVLQVLLGPGQPPLTEPPLSPTERAYFSRP; from the coding sequence ATGGCCCCGCCAATCAATAGCACCGTCCCGACACCCCGTCGTGCAGTCGTCCTCGGCGCAAGCCTGACCGGGATGCTTGCTGCCACCGTATTGGCCGACCACGCCGACGAGGTCATTGTCGTTGACCGCGACAACCTCCCGAACGGGCCTGTCCGCCGACCGGGCCTCCCACAAGCCCGCCACGTCCATATGTTGTGGTCGGGAGGAGCCCGAGCAATCGAAGCCTTAGTCCCGGGCCTGGAGGAGCGCTGGCTAGCTGCCGGCGCACGCCGTGTTCATATGCCCGCAGACCTGGTCGCACTGACCGCGCACGGTTGGACGCGGCGTTCACCGCACACGCAGTACCAAATCGCCTGCACCCGCGACCTCCTGGACGCAGTAGCTCGGGAGCACACCCTCGACAGGCCAGGCATCACCGTCCGCACCCGCACGCACGCCGACGGCCTCATCGGTGACCAGCACCAGGTACGCGGCGTACGCCTTCGACATCTTGAGACTGGCGCCGTCACCGACCTGGAGGCATGCCTTGTCGTGGACGCGACTGGCCGCGGCTCTCGTGCCCCGCAGTGGTTATCCCAGCTGCACCTTCCACCCGTTCGCGAAGAAATCGTCGATCCCGGCCTGGTCTATGCCACGCGCGTCTTCCGCGCCCCAGCCGGCGGGGAGAACTTCCCGGTAGTCACCTTCCAGGCCGACCCCAGCGACGGCACACCTGGACGGATGGCAACGCTGGCCCCCATAGAAGGAGCCCGGTGGCTGGTCACCCTGGCCGGCACTCGAGGCGCTGAACCCACCGCTAGACCTGAGGAGTTCGAGCCCTTCGCCCGTCAACTCCGCCACCCCCTGGTCGCCGACCTCATCGCCAACGCCGAGCCGCTCACCGACGTCCACATCACCCGAGCCTGCAGCAACCGGCGACGCTTCTACGAACAGATGCGTTCGTGGCCGTCCGGATTCATCGTGCTAGGGGATGCAGTTGCTGCCTACAATCCGGTATACGGGCAGGGCATGTCCGTTGCAGCCCAGGGAGCCACCACCCTACGACACATGATAGGCAAACACGGGCTACAAACGACAAAGCTGGCGCGCCATGTCCAGCCCGCGATCGGCCGCCTGGTCCAAGGACCCTGGAACGTGACCACAGGCCAGGACAGTCAGTATCCCGGGGCAGTGGGGAAGCAGCGACCGGTGGCCGCCCGGCTGGTGCACGCCTACGTGGTTCGGCTGATGCGTACAGCCAATGGCCGGAAAGCCGTCACTCGCGCCCTGTATGACGTCATGTCCCTTTCTGCCCCATCACGACGCCTTTTTCATCCCAGCGTTGTCTTACAAGTATTACTCGGCCCGGGCCAGCCGCCTCTCACCGAACCTCCGCTCAGCCCCACCGAACGTGCGTACTTCTCGAGACCTTGA
- a CDS encoding DUF1778 domain-containing protein yields MSESKEPKAMSLRFPDPRQRAAIAAAAKNAGVSMQDYILSAAFERATAVEATFLEHFEASVARSHEAFAAEPSGIDPNSEQRAAEQEARRSLENHGQGHAA; encoded by the coding sequence ATGAGCGAGTCCAAAGAACCCAAGGCCATGAGCCTGCGCTTCCCTGACCCACGGCAGCGCGCTGCAATCGCCGCCGCAGCCAAGAACGCCGGCGTCAGCATGCAGGACTACATCCTGTCGGCAGCCTTCGAGCGTGCCACGGCAGTCGAAGCGACGTTCCTGGAGCACTTCGAGGCTTCGGTAGCCCGCAGCCACGAGGCCTTCGCCGCCGAACCCAGTGGCATCGATCCCAACTCCGAACAGCGCGCCGCCGAGCAGGAAGCACGCCGCAGCCTTGAAAACCACGGGCAGGGCCACGCCGCGTGA
- a CDS encoding trypco2 family protein, giving the protein MEIELADAVAAVRDELLEAAARGAGQDLAFKVGPVELEFAVELRADAKAKTGFKAWVISADAEAGVTRGRTHRVTLTLTPQRPDGSDLLVHGAPSRQQGPGDVSGRIPD; this is encoded by the coding sequence TTGGAGATCGAGCTGGCGGACGCGGTCGCGGCAGTACGGGACGAACTGCTGGAGGCCGCGGCACGCGGTGCGGGGCAGGATCTGGCGTTCAAGGTCGGGCCGGTGGAGCTGGAGTTCGCCGTGGAGCTACGCGCCGACGCCAAAGCGAAGACCGGGTTCAAGGCGTGGGTGATCAGCGCGGATGCGGAGGCGGGGGTCACCCGCGGCCGCACGCACCGGGTGACGCTGACGCTGACCCCGCAGCGCCCGGACGGGAGCGACCTCCTGGTCCACGGCGCCCCCTCCCGCCAGCAGGGTCCCGGAGACGTGAGTGGGCGCATCCCGGACTGA
- a CDS encoding tetratricopeptide repeat protein, which translates to MVAVDGDRPGSGYAIAGRLVLTSAHVSPEPGGTVRVFRPGREETWCGTVVWRGTPGGRDDAALVSMDPAWAGPRQPVRWGRTVTHRPGTPCETWGAANLVQRPGRAVDTVQLSGTLNPGDRFVGNRYVMSLAQHPPAPTGEGDSPWGGMSGAALFCGDLLAGVIASDPAGRAHAHLEAVPAYVLTHDPGFHAALTDHAPEANATLEPVEWQHLAEPAARTRLMNSPATLLQARRQIVPFRGRTTLLTDLDTWAQEDGFGAKLLHGPGGQGKTRLAQHLADTLTTRGWTALWLRADAPADTLADLSAAAVPLLVIVDYAETRSPQLTALLEAAAQHVGDSAFKVLLLARTAGDWWNDLHAATATAEDLLDGTKTIPLPALEPEPDDSRTQAYHQAVHSYAAHLPHVRGWQHHDWPTLAAPLTTGTPDGLNRPGLDTALTLHMTALADLLDTTTTTAATADAPTVEDRLLVHERRYWTTTATAHHLHPRLTTATLTDALAAAHLLGADTHDQADTLLRHVPALADQTTDRIHAVRRWIAALYPAPTPAQPWGTLQPDRLTEHFTGRHLLHNPTLAHHLAPTATEPQAARLLTLYSRAAAHPALCQLGPHLTTLCTDHAPTLAAPALDVATQTETPQPLIDALNHITDNPTTPPAHLQYLAERLPHTSYNLAPYAAHLTQHLTEHHRTHAHRDPTHLPDFASSLNDLSNRLGDLGRWEEALKAIEEAVEIRRGLARDRPDAFRPELAMSLNNLAVRLGKLGRWEEALKAIEEAVQVYRGLARDRPDAFRPELAMSLNNLAVRLGKLGRQEEALKAIEEAVQVYRGLARDRPDAFRPELAMSLNNLAVRLGKLGRQEEALKAIEEAVQVYRGLARDRPDAFRPELAMSLNNLAVRLGDLGRQEEALKAIEEAVEIRRGLARDRPDAFRPDLASSSNNLAVQLGKLGRQEEALKAIEEAVQVYRGLARDRPDAFRPDLAMSLNNLAVRLGKLGRQEEALKAIEEAVQVYRGLARDRPDAFRPDLAMSSNNLAVRLGKLGRQEEALKAIEEAVEIRRGLARDRPDAFRPDLASSLNNLAVRLAELDRREEALKAIEEAVEIRRKLARDRPKIHQSELEHSLKVLDWLEESTG; encoded by the coding sequence GTGGTCGCCGTAGACGGCGACCGTCCTGGGTCGGGATACGCGATCGCGGGTCGCCTGGTGCTGACCAGCGCCCACGTCTCCCCCGAACCCGGGGGCACGGTGAGGGTGTTCCGGCCCGGCCGGGAAGAGACCTGGTGCGGCACGGTGGTATGGCGGGGCACCCCGGGCGGACGTGACGACGCTGCCCTGGTCAGCATGGATCCGGCCTGGGCCGGGCCGCGGCAGCCGGTCCGTTGGGGGCGTACGGTGACCCACCGACCGGGCACGCCGTGTGAGACCTGGGGGGCTGCGAACCTGGTGCAGCGGCCGGGACGAGCGGTGGACACCGTGCAGCTTTCGGGCACGCTGAACCCCGGTGACCGGTTCGTCGGCAACCGGTACGTGATGAGCCTGGCCCAGCATCCACCCGCCCCTACGGGCGAGGGTGACTCGCCGTGGGGCGGGATGTCGGGGGCGGCACTGTTCTGCGGAGATCTGCTGGCCGGGGTCATCGCCTCCGACCCCGCCGGACGCGCCCACGCCCACCTCGAAGCAGTCCCCGCCTACGTCCTGACCCACGACCCCGGCTTCCACGCCGCACTGACTGACCACGCGCCCGAAGCCAACGCGACGCTCGAACCGGTCGAGTGGCAGCACCTCGCCGAACCCGCAGCACGCACCCGCCTGATGAACTCCCCCGCCACCCTGCTCCAGGCCCGCCGGCAGATCGTCCCCTTCCGCGGGCGCACCACACTCCTCACCGACCTCGACACCTGGGCACAGGAAGACGGCTTCGGCGCCAAGCTGCTGCACGGGCCCGGCGGCCAAGGCAAAACCCGGCTGGCCCAGCACCTCGCCGACACCCTCACCACGCGAGGTTGGACGGCCCTGTGGCTTCGCGCAGACGCCCCCGCGGACACGCTGGCCGACCTGTCGGCCGCAGCTGTCCCGCTCCTGGTCATCGTCGACTACGCCGAGACCCGCAGCCCACAGCTGACAGCGCTCCTGGAAGCAGCCGCCCAGCACGTCGGTGACAGCGCGTTCAAGGTGCTGCTGCTGGCCCGCACTGCCGGTGACTGGTGGAACGATCTGCACGCCGCCACCGCCACCGCCGAAGACCTCCTCGACGGCACCAAAACCATCCCCCTCCCGGCTCTCGAACCCGAACCCGACGACTCCCGCACCCAGGCCTACCATCAGGCCGTTCACAGCTACGCCGCCCACCTGCCGCATGTCCGAGGCTGGCAGCACCACGACTGGCCCACCCTGGCCGCCCCCCTCACTACCGGCACTCCCGACGGTCTGAACCGCCCCGGTTTGGACACCGCCCTGACGCTCCATATGACCGCCCTCGCCGACCTTCTCGACACCACTACCACCACCGCGGCCACCGCAGACGCCCCCACTGTCGAGGACCGGCTACTGGTCCACGAACGCCGCTACTGGACCACCACCGCCACCGCCCACCACCTCCACCCGCGCCTCACCACCGCCACCCTCACCGATGCCCTCGCCGCCGCACACCTCCTCGGAGCCGACACCCACGACCAGGCCGACACCCTCCTGCGGCACGTCCCCGCCCTCGCCGACCAGACCACCGACCGCATCCACGCCGTACGCCGCTGGATCGCCGCCCTCTACCCTGCACCCACCCCCGCCCAGCCCTGGGGCACCCTCCAACCCGACCGCCTCACCGAACACTTCACCGGCCGCCATCTCCTCCACAACCCCACCCTCGCTCACCACCTTGCCCCCACCGCCACCGAACCCCAGGCCGCCCGCCTCCTCACCCTCTACAGCCGCGCCGCCGCCCACCCCGCCCTCTGCCAGCTCGGCCCCCACCTCACCACCCTCTGCACCGACCACGCCCCCACCCTCGCCGCACCTGCCCTCGACGTCGCCACCCAGACCGAAACGCCCCAACCCCTCATCGACGCCCTCAACCACATCACTGACAACCCCACCACCCCACCAGCCCACCTCCAATACCTCGCTGAACGACTGCCCCACACCAGCTACAACCTTGCTCCCTACGCCGCCCACCTCACCCAACACCTCACCGAACACCACCGAACCCACGCCCACCGCGATCCCACCCACTTGCCGGACTTCGCCTCGAGCTTGAACGACCTCTCTAACCGGCTGGGCGATCTGGGTCGGTGGGAGGAGGCACTGAAGGCGATCGAAGAGGCGGTGGAGATCCGGCGCGGGCTGGCCCGGGACCGGCCCGACGCCTTCCGACCGGAACTCGCCATGAGCTTGAACAACCTTGCTGTCCGGCTGGGCAAACTGGGCCGGTGGGAGGAGGCACTGAAGGCGATCGAAGAGGCGGTGCAGGTGTACCGCGGGCTGGCCCGGGACCGGCCCGACGCCTTCCGACCGGAACTCGCCATGAGCTTGAACAACCTTGCTGTCCGGCTGGGCAAACTGGGCCGACAGGAGGAGGCACTGAAGGCGATCGAAGAGGCGGTGCAGGTGTACCGCGGGCTGGCCCGGGACCGGCCCGACGCCTTCCGACCGGAACTCGCCATGAGCTTGAACAACCTTGCTGTCCGGCTGGGCAAACTGGGCCGACAGGAGGAGGCACTGAAGGCGATCGAAGAGGCGGTGCAGGTGTACCGCGGGCTGGCCCGGGACCGGCCCGACGCCTTCCGACCGGAACTCGCCATGAGCTTGAACAACCTTGCTGTCCGGCTGGGCGATCTGGGCCGACAGGAGGAGGCACTGAAGGCGATCGAAGAGGCGGTGGAGATCCGGCGCGGGCTGGCCCGGGACCGGCCCGACGCCTTCCGACCGGACCTCGCCTCGAGCTCGAACAACCTTGCTGTCCAGCTGGGCAAACTGGGCCGACAGGAGGAGGCACTGAAGGCGATCGAAGAGGCGGTGCAGGTGTACCGCGGGCTGGCCCGGGACCGGCCCGACGCCTTCCGACCGGACCTCGCCATGAGCTTGAACAACCTTGCTGTCCGGCTGGGCAAACTGGGCCGACAGGAGGAGGCACTGAAGGCGATCGAAGAGGCGGTGCAGGTGTACCGCGGGCTGGCCCGGGACCGGCCCGACGCCTTCCGACCGGACCTCGCCATGAGCTCGAACAACCTTGCTGTCCGGCTGGGCAAACTGGGCCGACAGGAGGAGGCACTGAAGGCGATCGAAGAGGCGGTGGAGATCCGGCGCGGGCTGGCCCGGGACCGGCCCGACGCCTTCCGACCGGACCTCGCCTCGAGCTTGAACAACCTTGCTGTCCGGCTGGCCGAACTGGATCGGCGGGAAGAGGCTCTGAAGGCCATCGAGGAAGCGGTGGAGATCCGGCGCAAGCTCGCCCGAGACCGGCCCAAGATCCACCAATCTGAACTTGAGCATTCGCTAAAGGTATTGGATTGGTTGGAGGAATCTACCGGTTGA